One region of Rana temporaria chromosome 11, aRanTem1.1, whole genome shotgun sequence genomic DNA includes:
- the LOC120917133 gene encoding SPRY domain-containing SOCS box protein 3-like isoform X1 — MIGASFDNNTGEATRSRVIMKTKQGQHTEPSLFTLKPPMPHGYVKETWLWEMNGQTSLAELSECHREVYFHTDPVLESSGTAGVRGDTGFLQGEHYWEVEFLEPPSGLSVMVGVGTGRAALHAGSYQYVNLLGMDSESWGLSYKGTVWHNGISKQYTEPFYEEGTVIGVHLNMEEGTLTFYRDRQSLGVAFTGLYKVQHPLYPMVSSTSPGTELALGLRCCSLPTLEERCLSTLARNLTQTDSVDQLPLPAIVRWKLKSWNS, encoded by the exons ATGATAGGCGCAAGTTTCGATAACAACACAGGAGAAGCAACTCGAAGCAGAGTAATCATGAAGACTAAACAAGGACAACACACCGAGCCCAG TCTGTTTACCCTCAAGCCGCCCATGCCCCATGGATACGTGAAGGAGACTTGGCTGTGGGAAATGAATGGGCAGACTTCATTGGCAGAACTGTCCGAGTGCCATCGAGAAGTTTACTTCCACACTGACCCCGTTCTGGAGAGCAGTGGCACCGCCGGAGTACGGGGGGACACAG GCTTCCTACAAGGTGAACATTACTGGGAGGTAGAGTTCCTGGAACCACCCTCTGGACTGTCTGTTATGGTTGGTGTTGGGACTGGCAGAGCTGcactgcatgctgggagttaccAGTATGTTAACTTATTGG gaatGGACTCAGAGAGTTGGGGCTTGTCCTATAAGGGCACAGTGTGGCACAATGGCATCAGCAAACAGTACACAGAACCGTTCTACGAAGAAGGCACTGTGATTGGTGTACACCTAAACATGGAGGAAGGGACGCTGACTTTTTACAGGGACAGACAGAGTCTAGGCGTGGCCTTCACAGGGTTATACAAG GTCCAGCACCCCTTGTATCCAATGGTCTCTTCTACCAGCCCAGGAACCGAACTAGCACTAGGATTGCGCTGCTGCAGTCTGCCCACTCTGGAGGAGCGATGTCTCAGCACCCTGGCTCGGAATTTGACACAAACAGACTCGGTCGATCAGCTCCCTCTTCCTGCCATTGTTAGATGGAAGCTAAAAAGTTGGAACAGTTAA
- the LOC120917133 gene encoding SPRY domain-containing SOCS box protein 3-like isoform X2 yields the protein MAYFAKHSLFTLKPPMPHGYVKETWLWEMNGQTSLAELSECHREVYFHTDPVLESSGTAGVRGDTGFLQGEHYWEVEFLEPPSGLSVMVGVGTGRAALHAGSYQYVNLLGMDSESWGLSYKGTVWHNGISKQYTEPFYEEGTVIGVHLNMEEGTLTFYRDRQSLGVAFTGLYKVQHPLYPMVSSTSPGTELALGLRCCSLPTLEERCLSTLARNLTQTDSVDQLPLPAIVRWKLKSWNS from the exons ATGGCATATTTCGCCAAACACAG TCTGTTTACCCTCAAGCCGCCCATGCCCCATGGATACGTGAAGGAGACTTGGCTGTGGGAAATGAATGGGCAGACTTCATTGGCAGAACTGTCCGAGTGCCATCGAGAAGTTTACTTCCACACTGACCCCGTTCTGGAGAGCAGTGGCACCGCCGGAGTACGGGGGGACACAG GCTTCCTACAAGGTGAACATTACTGGGAGGTAGAGTTCCTGGAACCACCCTCTGGACTGTCTGTTATGGTTGGTGTTGGGACTGGCAGAGCTGcactgcatgctgggagttaccAGTATGTTAACTTATTGG gaatGGACTCAGAGAGTTGGGGCTTGTCCTATAAGGGCACAGTGTGGCACAATGGCATCAGCAAACAGTACACAGAACCGTTCTACGAAGAAGGCACTGTGATTGGTGTACACCTAAACATGGAGGAAGGGACGCTGACTTTTTACAGGGACAGACAGAGTCTAGGCGTGGCCTTCACAGGGTTATACAAG GTCCAGCACCCCTTGTATCCAATGGTCTCTTCTACCAGCCCAGGAACCGAACTAGCACTAGGATTGCGCTGCTGCAGTCTGCCCACTCTGGAGGAGCGATGTCTCAGCACCCTGGCTCGGAATTTGACACAAACAGACTCGGTCGATCAGCTCCCTCTTCCTGCCATTGTTAGATGGAAGCTAAAAAGTTGGAACAGTTAA